A genomic segment from Marmota flaviventris isolate mMarFla1 chromosome 7, mMarFla1.hap1, whole genome shotgun sequence encodes:
- the Tigd2 gene encoding tigger transposable element-derived protein 2, whose amino-acid sequence MLGKRKRVVLTIKDKLDIIKKLEEGISFKKLSVVYGIGESTVRDIKKNKERIINYANSSDPISGVSKRKSMKSSTYEELDRVMIEWFNQQKTDGIPVSGTICAKQAKFFFDALGMEGDFNASSGWLTRFKQRHGIPKAAGKGTKLKGDETAASEFCGNFQEFVERENLQPEQIYGADQTGLFWKCLPSRTLALDSEQSTSEYRSSRERIIIMCCANATGLHKLNLCVVGKAKKPRAFKGTDLSNLPVTYFSQKGAWIEQSVFRQWFEKYFVPQVQKHLKSKGLLEKAVLLLDFPPAHPNEELLSSDDGRIIVKYLPPNVTSLIQPMNQGVLATVKRYYRAGLLQKYMDEGIDPKMFWKNLTVLDAIYEVSRAWNMIKSSTITKAWKKLFPGNEENSVMNIDEGAILAANLATVLQNTEDCEHVDIENINQWFDSRSNDSSCQVLTDSEGAEDQAKPVEQKPSCKTKKAELNPEKLISHKAALEWTENLLDYLEQQDDMLLSDKLVLRRLRTIIRRKQKIQNNKSHS is encoded by the coding sequence ATGTTAGGGAAACGTAAGCGTGTGGTGTTGACAATTAAGGACAAGCTTGACATCATTAAGAAACTTGAAGAAGGTATCTCTTTCAAAAAACTTTCTGTGGTATATGGAATTGGTGAATCCACAGTTCGtgatattaaaaagaacaaagaaaggatTATAAACTATGCTAACAGTTCAGATCCTATAAGTGGGGTATCCAAACGTAAATCTATGAAGTCATCAACATATGAGGAACTTGATAGGGTTATGATAGAGTGGTTTAACCAACAGAAAACAGATGGAATTCCAGTGTCTGGAACTATTTGTGCAAAACAAGCCAAGTTCTTTTTTGATGCTTTGGGGATGGAAGGTGATTTTAATGCATCATCTGGCTGGCTAACTCGATTTAAGCAGCGCCATGGTATTCCAAAGGCTGCTGGGAaaggaacaaaattaaaaggagatGAAACTGCTGCCAGTGAATTTTGTGGTAATTTTCAGGAATTTGTTGAGAGAGAGAATCTACAGCCAGAGCAAATTTATGGTGCTGATCAAACTGGATTGTTCTGGAAATGCCTTCCATCAAGGACATTAGCTCTTGACTCTGAGCAAAGTACTTCTGAGTATAGGTCAAGCAGAGAGAGAATCATTATTATGTGTTGTGCAAATGCCACAGGTTTACACAAACTTAACCTTTGTGTTGTGGGGAAAGCAAAAAAACCCCGTGCATTCAAAGGAACTGATCTTTCAAACCTTCCGGTCACTTACTTCAGTCAAAAAGGTGCATGGATAGAACAGTCTGTTTTCAGACAGTGgtttgagaaatattttgtgCCACAAGTACAGAAGCATTTGAAATCTAAGGGGCTTCTCGAAAAAGCAGTGCTTCTTTTAGATTTCCCCCCAGCACATCCAAATGAAGAGCTGTTGAGTTCAGATGATGGCAGAATAATTGTGAAATATTTGCCACCAAATGTAACAAGTCTAATTCAACCAATGAACCAGGGAGTTTTAGCCACAGTAAAAAGATACTATCGAGCAGGACTTCTCCAGAAATACATGGATGAAGGTATTGACCCAAAAATGTTTTGGAAGAATTTGACAGTGTTGGATGCAATTTATGAAGTGTCAAGAGCTTGGAACATGATAAAATCAAGTACCATAACCAAAGCATGGAAAAAACTTTTCCCTGGTAATGAAGAAAATTCAGTTATGAACATTGATGAAGGAGCCATTTTAGCAGCTAACTTGGCAACAGTTTTACAGAACACAGAAGACTGTGAACATGTTGACATTGAGAATATTAATCAGTGGTTTGACTCTCGGAGTAATGACTCAAGCTGTCAGGTGCTAACTGACAGTGAAGGTGCCGAGGACCAGGCCAAGCCTGTGGAGCAAAAGCCTTCCTGTAAAACTAAAAAAGCAGAACTGAACCCAGAAAAACTTATTAGTCATAAAGCTGCACTTGAATGGACCGAAAACTTACTGGATTATCTAGAACAACAAGATGACATGCTTCTGTCTGATAAATTGGTATTACGGAGGCTTCGGACcataataagaagaaaacagaagatccAAAATAACAAAAGTCATTCATAG